A genomic region of Polyangiaceae bacterium contains the following coding sequences:
- a CDS encoding TRAP transporter large permease: protein MKIPGVLLAFLALVGMPLFAVMGAISILSWLGTDQAEQRFVRFIAANVLEEKFQNSPILVTIPLFTFVGYLMAESKTPDRIVRAATAVLGWLPGGLAIVCVFASAFFTTLTGGSGVTIVAIGGLLYPALRQQGYSDKFTLGLVTTAGAMGLLFFPSPLVMIYAFIAGVDVTFAYKATLPPGLLLMALICGYAFYTGLRSDIPRAKFDLKEVAAATWSVKWELFTPLLVGIGLGSGLMELDESAAAAAIYTLIVEVFIYKDLNFRKVVKVAKDAMTLSGAIILILAMATAMTNYIIQDQIPQAILQWFIERGMNAAWQFIIVLNVFLFILGMLMDAFSALLVALPLLIPLAATFQINPFHLAVMFLLNLEIAYVTPPVGLNLFISSFRFSKPIVGVYRVVLPFVALLAIGLVAIIVFPSISEFTIRSDIARARARAEKDGLPPREAWLLECVQEDTNNLKPCSQADIARWGKDGQGVATVEDKPAADKPTGDVIPASDSGADAGTADSDAFDEDALMREMMGGGSDAADAGAPDAGEGAKSGDDMDDLLQEMLNAGKDGG from the coding sequence ATGAAAATCCCCGGCGTCCTTCTCGCATTCCTCGCGCTCGTCGGCATGCCGCTCTTCGCGGTCATGGGCGCCATCTCGATCCTCTCATGGCTCGGGACCGACCAAGCCGAACAACGTTTCGTACGGTTCATCGCGGCAAACGTTCTCGAAGAAAAATTTCAAAATTCGCCGATCCTCGTCACGATTCCGCTCTTCACGTTCGTCGGCTACTTGATGGCCGAATCGAAGACGCCCGATCGCATCGTGCGCGCTGCGACGGCCGTACTTGGTTGGCTCCCCGGCGGACTTGCGATCGTGTGCGTCTTCGCGAGCGCGTTTTTCACGACGCTCACCGGTGGCAGCGGCGTCACGATCGTTGCCATCGGTGGCCTGCTCTATCCGGCGCTTCGACAGCAGGGTTATTCGGACAAGTTCACCCTCGGTCTCGTCACCACCGCAGGTGCGATGGGGCTTCTGTTTTTCCCGAGCCCTCTCGTCATGATCTACGCCTTCATCGCCGGCGTGGATGTGACGTTCGCCTACAAGGCGACGCTCCCTCCGGGACTGCTCCTGATGGCGCTCATCTGCGGCTACGCGTTCTACACCGGGCTGCGATCGGACATCCCCCGCGCCAAGTTTGACCTCAAAGAAGTTGCGGCTGCTACGTGGAGCGTGAAGTGGGAGCTCTTCACGCCGCTGCTCGTCGGTATCGGTCTCGGCAGCGGCCTCATGGAGCTCGACGAGAGCGCGGCGGCGGCTGCGATCTATACGCTCATCGTCGAAGTCTTCATCTACAAGGACCTGAACTTCCGCAAAGTCGTCAAGGTCGCCAAGGATGCGATGACGCTGTCCGGCGCGATCATCCTCATCCTCGCCATGGCGACGGCCATGACGAACTACATCATTCAGGATCAGATCCCGCAGGCGATCCTTCAGTGGTTCATCGAGCGTGGGATGAACGCTGCATGGCAGTTCATCATCGTGCTGAACGTCTTCTTGTTCATCCTCGGCATGTTGATGGACGCGTTCAGCGCGCTCTTGGTCGCGTTGCCTCTGCTCATTCCGCTCGCAGCAACGTTCCAGATCAACCCGTTCCACCTCGCCGTCATGTTCCTGTTGAACCTCGAGATCGCCTACGTCACGCCGCCCGTCGGCTTGAACCTGTTCATCTCGAGCTTCCGGTTCTCCAAACCCATCGTCGGCGTTTATCGCGTCGTTCTGCCCTTCGTCGCGCTGCTCGCGATAGGTCTCGTCGCCATCATCGTGTTCCCATCGATCAGCGAGTTCACGATCCGATCCGACATCGCCCGCGCGCGTGCTCGAGCGGAAAAAGATGGCTTGCCACCACGCGAAGCGTGGCTGCTCGAATGCGTGCAAGAGGACACGAACAACCTCAAGCCGTGCTCGCAAGCGGACATCGCACGATGGGGTAAAGACGGGCAGGGCGTTGCCACGGTCGAGGACAAACCAGCCGCGGACAAACCCACGGGAGACGTCATCCCGGCATCGGATTCCGGTGCAGACGCGGGCACGGCGGACTCGGACGCGTTCGACGAAGATGCTCTCATGAGGGAAATGATGGGGGGCGGATCCGATGCCGCCGATGCAGGTGCTCCCGACGCTGGCGAAGGCGCAAAGAGCGGCGACGACATGGACGACCTGCTGCAGGAAATGCTCAACGCTGGCAAAGACGGTGGTTGA
- a CDS encoding bifunctional aldolase/short-chain dehydrogenase — protein sequence MQSHYRAADAAQFVEKYAPRWGEDLAMRVYTSRLLGQCPELVLHGGGNTSVKTVVTELVGDATEVLHVKGSGWDLGKIEPEGFPACRIAPLRRLCELPTMTDEQMTAQLRSQMLDPNSPAPSIETLLHAFLPAKFVDHTHADAVLAVVDQPDSATLVREVFGERALFVPYVMPGFVLARKVVDLWRAYKQRTGREPSAIILDKHGIFTWGETAMDSYERMIAFVTRAERWLVERAPDSRRTIASPSPDACERLAPVLRGALMRASGEPWIGTFRMSPQTLSFCDRDDLEVISQRGCATPDHVLRTKPKPLLLNLPNIDDKPATKAAIDAGIAAYANEYRSYFQRCSAARPGERKELDPWPRVILISGLGAFTIGKTRKDAEIAADIYEHTTVVIELATAFNGYEPATELDIFDVEYWSLEQAKLGKKGPAKQLESRVAFVTGGASGIGLAVARALLAAGAHVTLTDKNEDAIDRVGEKLSETYGDRVFALPCDVTIADEVRSAIRKTSLRYGGLDIVISNAGRPFEGALQDEKGDAALRSSLEVNLLGHQNVARFASELLIQQGSGGVLLFNASKSAFNQGPNFGPYAIPKAALIALMRQYAVDLAPHGIRSNAVNADRIRTALFDGGMLETRARARGVGVDEYFRANLLRRETTANDVAQAFVYLATAEATTGCVITVDGGNASAFPR from the coding sequence GTGCAATCCCACTATCGCGCCGCTGATGCCGCACAGTTCGTCGAAAAATACGCGCCTCGATGGGGCGAAGACCTCGCCATGCGCGTCTATACCTCGCGCCTCCTCGGACAATGCCCCGAGCTCGTCCTGCACGGCGGAGGCAACACGTCCGTCAAGACCGTCGTCACGGAGCTCGTTGGTGATGCAACGGAAGTCCTCCACGTGAAAGGCAGCGGCTGGGACCTCGGCAAGATCGAACCCGAAGGATTCCCCGCATGTCGCATCGCGCCGCTACGTCGCTTGTGCGAACTGCCAACGATGACGGACGAGCAGATGACGGCGCAGCTCCGCAGCCAAATGCTCGATCCAAACTCGCCAGCTCCTTCGATCGAAACGCTTTTGCACGCCTTCCTGCCGGCCAAGTTCGTCGATCACACCCACGCCGATGCAGTGCTCGCGGTGGTCGATCAACCCGATTCCGCAACGCTCGTGCGCGAAGTCTTCGGCGAACGCGCGCTGTTTGTCCCGTACGTCATGCCCGGCTTCGTGCTCGCGCGCAAAGTCGTGGACCTTTGGCGCGCTTACAAGCAACGAACGGGGCGCGAACCAAGCGCCATCATCCTCGACAAACACGGCATCTTCACGTGGGGCGAAACCGCGATGGACAGCTACGAACGCATGATCGCGTTCGTGACACGCGCCGAACGATGGCTCGTCGAAAGAGCCCCGGATTCGCGGCGCACCATCGCAAGTCCTTCGCCCGATGCATGCGAGCGTCTCGCACCCGTCCTTCGCGGAGCCCTGATGCGAGCTTCCGGTGAGCCTTGGATCGGCACGTTTCGCATGAGCCCTCAAACGCTGTCGTTCTGCGATCGCGACGACTTGGAGGTCATTTCGCAACGCGGGTGCGCGACGCCCGATCACGTTTTGCGGACGAAACCCAAGCCGCTCCTTTTGAACCTGCCGAACATCGACGACAAACCGGCAACCAAAGCTGCCATCGACGCCGGCATTGCCGCGTACGCGAATGAGTACCGCAGTTATTTCCAGCGGTGTTCCGCCGCGCGTCCGGGCGAACGCAAAGAGCTCGATCCGTGGCCTCGCGTGATTCTCATTTCTGGCCTAGGCGCATTTACCATTGGCAAAACGCGCAAAGATGCTGAAATCGCCGCAGACATCTATGAACACACGACGGTGGTGATCGAGCTGGCGACGGCGTTCAATGGTTATGAACCCGCAACCGAGCTCGACATATTCGACGTCGAGTATTGGAGCTTGGAGCAAGCGAAGCTCGGCAAGAAAGGCCCTGCAAAACAGCTCGAAAGTCGCGTGGCTTTCGTGACGGGCGGAGCGTCGGGCATTGGGCTTGCAGTCGCTCGCGCGCTGCTTGCTGCGGGCGCACACGTGACGCTGACGGACAAGAATGAGGATGCGATCGATCGCGTGGGAGAAAAGCTTTCCGAAACGTATGGCGACCGGGTCTTCGCTTTGCCTTGCGATGTGACGATTGCGGACGAAGTGCGCAGTGCGATTCGTAAAACCTCGCTTCGTTATGGAGGTCTCGACATCGTCATTTCGAATGCGGGCAGGCCCTTCGAAGGAGCGCTGCAAGACGAAAAGGGTGATGCTGCATTACGTTCGTCGCTCGAGGTCAATTTGCTGGGGCATCAAAACGTCGCTCGTTTTGCGTCGGAGCTTTTGATTCAGCAGGGATCGGGTGGCGTACTCCTTTTCAACGCGTCGAAGAGCGCATTCAATCAGGGGCCGAACTTCGGCCCGTATGCCATTCCGAAGGCGGCGCTCATTGCGCTCATGCGGCAATACGCGGTCGATCTTGCGCCGCATGGAATCCGATCGAATGCCGTCAATGCGGACAGAATTCGCACGGCGCTATTCGATGGCGGGATGCTGGAGACGCGAGCGCGGGCGCGAGGGGTTGGCGTGGACGAGTATTTCCGCGCCAATCTTTTGCGACGTGAAACGACTGCGAACGACGTGGCCCAGGCGTTCGTGTATCTCGCTACGGCCGAAGCTACGACGGGGTGCGTCATCACGGTCGATGGCGGAAACGCGTCGGCATTTCCACGGTGA
- a CDS encoding protein kinase: MSAHKPTAHPSSETGHPATLLDGTPYRFIAPLGHGAMGDVVEAEHVALGKRVVVKLLQERHANRPDFIDRMRIEAQALAKITHPNLVQVTDFGQTAQGRTFLVMERLRGRNLREELEERKFLPVLEAMNIVRQSLQGLAAAHDAGIVHRDVKLENLFLCEASSNRRAVKVLDFGVAKVIGVAGDNTPLPLAFPTAEGVAMGTPRYFSPEQARGREVDWRTDVYAAGIVLYTLVTGRGPFDHHTTLLELTRAHAFEQPELPSRIAPQPIPPELDAAILKALAKEPLDRFPTALAFAVELERVSAKLTAETRQQQQQASVPPPSEAPQLEPPTRPTAQLPGISDDELEATLQKIPARAAAATHVVSPPSEEPTLMKFPQGPSPIEEATLLKFPKGALAAAARQTPGYGEVAAPTQSEPEPPTVRVDGDAAVAAAVASVTAIDEESGAPTQRIAAPVLMKLRQSTAEPAQSQPAPTTKPTAHAPGKSHAEIDDSRPKDSSSFEDVDGPVPTDPSAGQTSVDTFAKTPAVAAVDNSERPTDPISLPLVAPGSLVKSESAPSDDSAGLSESGERPVTFAGRAAEHASGAATRGDRISALPGRRADRISALPGRSGERVSALPGRKDRISALPGRPIVATERPADDGPAAEPVAPKKRSAQAQTPAQVHIPGPAKEKDDAASTGVRPMKAPVPWRVRRTAPGAARAPTVQPGGRPLDAKPDNTRLYYIIIAMIAVIAAGTFLLLKLAK; encoded by the coding sequence ATGTCGGCGCATAAGCCCACTGCACATCCGTCCTCGGAAACGGGTCACCCAGCCACGTTGCTCGACGGCACGCCGTATCGTTTCATCGCGCCGCTCGGGCATGGAGCCATGGGCGATGTGGTCGAGGCTGAACACGTTGCCCTCGGCAAACGAGTGGTGGTCAAACTATTGCAAGAGCGCCACGCGAATCGGCCCGACTTCATCGACAGGATGCGCATCGAAGCGCAAGCACTGGCGAAGATCACGCACCCGAACTTGGTTCAAGTCACCGACTTCGGGCAGACGGCGCAGGGGCGAACGTTTCTCGTGATGGAACGGCTGCGCGGGCGCAATCTGCGCGAAGAGCTGGAGGAACGAAAGTTTCTTCCGGTGCTCGAAGCGATGAACATCGTGCGGCAGTCGCTGCAGGGGCTCGCGGCTGCTCACGACGCGGGCATCGTTCATCGCGACGTGAAGCTCGAAAATTTGTTTCTGTGCGAAGCGAGCTCGAATCGGCGCGCGGTCAAAGTGCTCGACTTCGGCGTGGCCAAAGTCATCGGCGTCGCGGGAGACAACACTCCCCTGCCCCTCGCGTTTCCGACCGCAGAAGGCGTCGCCATGGGCACGCCGCGGTACTTCTCGCCCGAACAAGCTCGCGGACGAGAAGTCGATTGGCGTACCGACGTCTACGCAGCGGGCATCGTGCTCTACACGCTCGTCACGGGACGTGGACCCTTTGATCACCACACGACGTTGCTCGAACTGACACGAGCGCACGCGTTCGAACAGCCCGAGCTTCCATCACGCATCGCGCCCCAACCCATCCCTCCAGAGCTCGATGCGGCGATCCTGAAAGCGCTTGCCAAAGAGCCGCTCGATCGCTTTCCGACGGCCCTGGCGTTTGCCGTCGAGCTCGAACGAGTCTCGGCCAAGCTGACTGCGGAGACCCGACAGCAGCAGCAACAAGCATCGGTTCCGCCGCCTTCGGAGGCCCCGCAGCTCGAGCCACCGACGCGACCGACAGCGCAACTTCCTGGCATTTCGGACGACGAGCTCGAAGCGACGCTGCAGAAGATTCCCGCACGAGCAGCGGCTGCCACGCACGTCGTGAGCCCGCCGAGCGAAGAACCTACGCTGATGAAGTTTCCTCAGGGGCCGTCGCCGATCGAGGAAGCTACGTTGCTCAAGTTTCCCAAAGGCGCGCTTGCTGCAGCAGCACGGCAGACGCCTGGATACGGTGAGGTAGCTGCGCCGACGCAGTCCGAACCGGAGCCACCGACGGTGCGCGTGGATGGAGACGCAGCCGTAGCAGCAGCGGTCGCGTCCGTTACCGCCATCGATGAAGAAAGCGGTGCGCCGACGCAACGCATCGCTGCACCAGTGCTCATGAAGTTGCGGCAGTCGACTGCCGAACCGGCGCAATCGCAACCAGCACCCACGACGAAACCGACGGCGCATGCGCCCGGGAAATCGCACGCTGAAATAGATGATTCGCGGCCAAAGGACTCGTCGTCGTTCGAGGACGTCGATGGCCCGGTGCCGACGGATCCATCGGCAGGACAAACCTCGGTCGATACGTTCGCGAAAACGCCGGCAGTAGCGGCCGTCGACAATTCCGAGCGCCCGACGGATCCGATATCGCTTCCGCTCGTTGCACCAGGGTCGCTCGTGAAGAGCGAGAGCGCTCCATCGGACGATTCGGCGGGATTGAGCGAAAGCGGCGAGCGGCCAGTGACGTTTGCTGGTCGCGCTGCGGAGCACGCATCGGGAGCAGCGACGCGCGGGGATCGCATTTCAGCGTTGCCTGGACGAAGGGCGGATCGAATTTCCGCGTTGCCTGGGCGCAGTGGCGAACGAGTGTCGGCGCTGCCTGGGCGCAAGGATCGCATTTCAGCGTTGCCTGGGCGGCCTATCGTTGCGACCGAACGGCCTGCGGATGACGGGCCTGCGGCGGAGCCGGTCGCGCCGAAAAAACGAAGTGCGCAGGCCCAAACGCCTGCACAGGTGCACATCCCGGGTCCAGCCAAAGAAAAGGACGACGCGGCGAGCACAGGGGTTCGTCCCATGAAGGCGCCCGTGCCGTGGCGCGTGCGGCGAACGGCACCAGGAGCCGCGCGCGCACCGACGGTGCAACCCGGCGGTCGGCCGCTCGACGCAAAGCCCGACAACACGCGGCTCTACTACATCATCATCGCGATGATCGCGGTGATCGCTGCGGGTACGTTTCTGCTCTTGAAGCTCGCGAAGTAA
- a CDS encoding serine/threonine protein kinase, translating to MNLQAGVVVGNKIRIIRPLKRGGMGSVWVAEHQTLRMQVAVKFMAERLVQDHEYVERFAREAMSSAQIKSPHVVQVFDHGVFDGTPFIVMELLDGEDMRTRIARAGPISVAEAGHILVQLSRALTKAHAAGIVHRDIKPDNIFLMEHDGEPFIKVLDFGVAKHAAQDAEHDMTGTGAMVGTPHYMSPEQILSARRVDHRADLWSVGVVMYRALTGSVPFQGETLGAVCVAIERAEFIPATQRRPDLPPTLDVWFARALAREPAQRFQSAKEMAEAFVAAAEAGGHATAAFYRPDTSFQGGPMPSGVPAGFSAPPPAVAPSNPWGTNQTNLSVPVENAHRVSSANLPAPTPPLVAGSSAPQASATSWPSWDDAQQGPHLQTFPGSSVTHAERRDSSRKTLIAIAVGASSLLLLVVGLLVALVMDDAPTATPIAVASQPPAPTASAPAPPVATAEPAPPSAPTASATPVVAVSTTAPPPPNTAPAVVKPNPTVKPRRDRGF from the coding sequence GTGAACCTGCAGGCCGGCGTTGTCGTCGGTAACAAGATCCGCATCATCCGCCCGCTCAAACGTGGCGGCATGGGCAGCGTGTGGGTCGCGGAGCACCAAACGCTACGCATGCAGGTCGCCGTCAAGTTCATGGCGGAGCGGCTCGTGCAGGATCACGAGTACGTCGAGCGATTCGCGCGGGAAGCCATGTCGAGCGCGCAGATCAAAAGCCCGCATGTCGTGCAGGTTTTCGATCACGGCGTCTTCGACGGTACGCCGTTCATCGTCATGGAGCTGCTCGACGGCGAGGACATGCGTACGCGCATCGCTCGCGCGGGGCCGATTTCCGTTGCGGAAGCAGGGCACATCCTCGTGCAGCTTTCTCGAGCTCTCACCAAAGCGCACGCTGCGGGCATCGTTCATCGCGACATCAAGCCCGACAACATCTTCTTGATGGAGCACGATGGCGAGCCCTTCATCAAAGTGCTCGACTTCGGCGTCGCCAAACATGCCGCGCAAGACGCCGAGCACGACATGACGGGCACGGGGGCGATGGTCGGGACGCCGCACTATATGAGCCCCGAGCAGATCTTGAGTGCACGTCGAGTGGACCATCGCGCGGACTTGTGGTCCGTGGGTGTCGTGATGTACCGCGCGCTGACGGGCAGTGTTCCGTTTCAGGGTGAAACGCTCGGTGCCGTGTGCGTCGCGATCGAGCGTGCCGAGTTCATACCGGCGACGCAAAGGCGTCCGGATTTGCCGCCCACGCTCGACGTGTGGTTTGCCCGCGCGCTCGCACGTGAACCAGCGCAGCGCTTTCAATCGGCCAAGGAGATGGCCGAAGCGTTCGTTGCGGCCGCAGAAGCGGGCGGTCATGCCACGGCTGCGTTTTACCGGCCAGACACGAGCTTTCAGGGTGGGCCCATGCCGTCGGGAGTGCCTGCGGGTTTTTCCGCGCCGCCCCCGGCCGTCGCACCATCCAATCCGTGGGGTACGAACCAGACAAACCTCTCGGTACCCGTCGAGAATGCTCATCGAGTGTCGTCGGCGAATCTCCCAGCACCAACGCCGCCTCTCGTCGCGGGTTCGTCTGCGCCGCAAGCCTCTGCCACGTCGTGGCCATCATGGGACGATGCGCAGCAAGGTCCGCATTTGCAGACATTTCCGGGCTCTTCGGTTACCCATGCCGAACGAAGAGATTCGTCGCGAAAAACCCTGATCGCAATTGCCGTGGGCGCATCGTCTCTCTTGTTGCTCGTCGTCGGTTTGCTCGTTGCGCTCGTCATGGACGACGCTCCGACTGCAACGCCGATCGCGGTGGCGTCTCAGCCGCCCGCTCCAACCGCGTCAGCGCCCGCTCCTCCGGTCGCAACCGCGGAGCCAGCACCGCCGTCGGCGCCCACTGCCTCGGCAACTCCGGTCGTCGCTGTTTCCACTACAGCGCCGCCTCCTCCAAATACCGCTCCCGCCGTCGTCAAACCGAACCCCACGGTGAAGCCGCGGCGAGATCGAGGGTTCTGA
- a CDS encoding DUF503 domain-containing protein gives MFVGVLRFSLDVPGARSLKDKRSVVRSLKERIQSRLKVSIAEIGVLDDPRRATLGVAVVSNSSTVCDQLMSSVMSIASTLPDAVLTDRATEIVSFGEGGRGVQGGIEQMFDRMGDEDDDNDGGQS, from the coding sequence ATGTTCGTCGGAGTCTTGAGATTCAGTCTGGATGTTCCGGGCGCGAGGTCCCTAAAGGACAAACGCAGCGTCGTCCGGTCCCTCAAAGAACGCATCCAAAGCCGGCTCAAAGTCTCGATCGCTGAAATCGGCGTGCTCGACGATCCACGACGCGCCACCCTCGGCGTCGCGGTCGTGTCCAACTCTTCCACGGTTTGCGACCAGCTCATGTCGAGCGTCATGAGCATCGCGTCGACGCTGCCCGATGCGGTGCTGACCGACCGTGCTACCGAGATCGTCAGCTTCGGTGAAGGCGGACGCGGGGTCCAGGGCGGTATCGAGCAGATGTTCGACCGTATGGGCGACGAAGACGACGACAACGACGGAGGGCAATCATGA
- the rbfA gene encoding 30S ribosome-binding factor RbfA — MSGMRSARVAARVQEELAVLLRSLADPRLQGVFISRVEMTDDLQTAKVYVRHEQAGELPTAARRALLKGFESASGRLRKEVARALALRRVPELRFIYDAGQDSAHRVEELLREIHADDEAQNRKS, encoded by the coding sequence ATGAGCGGTATGCGATCGGCTCGAGTGGCGGCGCGAGTGCAAGAAGAGCTGGCCGTGTTGCTTCGTTCGCTCGCGGACCCGCGTTTGCAAGGCGTTTTCATTTCGCGTGTCGAGATGACCGACGATCTGCAGACGGCGAAGGTGTACGTCCGACACGAACAGGCAGGAGAGCTGCCAACTGCTGCAAGGCGCGCGCTGCTCAAGGGATTCGAGTCGGCGAGTGGACGTCTTCGCAAAGAGGTCGCCCGTGCCTTGGCTCTACGCCGCGTACCGGAACTACGCTTCATTTACGACGCGGGACAGGACAGTGCGCATCGTGTCGAGGAGCTTTTGCGCGAGATCCATGCGGACGACGAGGCGCAGAACCGCAAGTCTTGA
- a CDS encoding TRAP transporter small permease subunit gives MAADEEKNDGDGAVEQQRASGEGDVGEPEKDAKGNDSPSEANADEESSGAEADEGASEAGPSEDEAEAEGSDVGEAQAAEKAPGAVVHPPGAAWANGLVRVERALTWFESRLLFVALLGLVVGLVFWISLRGMASPVESGSAAGTVFRMFVGAGLLGAIARVSASRVLKLDEVKSAGLTILGVAIGIAVAPMWRAVGIARFDAILNWLQEGSSLTLVGGLRGVATRLTILVALLGASLAAARSKHINIDVVLRFMRPSWRMPVHVVGAAATAAVCFIAAYGFLDYTSIEGFGQNKDTTMSAKIEGIRRLSAQHRFVFYKQIGLDLRTMPDVVFSGVRWDAPTRMNGKQWNAWLAESGYSEHFTPEEIESMKAPAAFENEPRVPMATLPGEGAKNALVHDLNLIWPLGLLWIGLRVILRALLVISGHASVEPDADEPDEDEQPTADRVAATEAAR, from the coding sequence ATGGCAGCGGACGAGGAAAAAAACGACGGTGATGGTGCCGTCGAGCAGCAGAGGGCTTCGGGCGAAGGTGACGTAGGGGAGCCTGAGAAGGACGCCAAGGGGAACGATTCACCTTCCGAAGCAAACGCTGACGAGGAATCTTCAGGAGCCGAGGCTGACGAAGGAGCTTCCGAAGCGGGGCCTTCCGAAGACGAGGCTGAAGCAGAAGGTTCCGACGTTGGCGAGGCGCAAGCTGCCGAGAAGGCGCCGGGTGCCGTCGTGCATCCGCCTGGCGCTGCATGGGCCAATGGCCTCGTGCGCGTGGAGCGAGCGCTGACTTGGTTCGAGTCGCGTTTGCTTTTCGTGGCGTTGCTCGGCCTCGTCGTGGGGCTTGTTTTTTGGATTTCGCTGCGTGGCATGGCGTCGCCCGTCGAGTCGGGGAGCGCTGCGGGCACTGTCTTCCGCATGTTTGTCGGGGCCGGCCTTCTGGGGGCGATCGCGCGCGTGTCCGCTTCGCGTGTGTTGAAGCTCGATGAAGTGAAGAGTGCGGGATTGACCATCTTGGGCGTCGCCATCGGCATTGCTGTCGCACCGATGTGGCGGGCCGTTGGTATTGCTCGTTTCGATGCGATTCTCAACTGGTTGCAAGAGGGGTCGTCGCTGACGCTCGTCGGTGGGCTTCGTGGCGTTGCGACTCGTTTGACCATCCTCGTGGCGCTCCTTGGCGCATCGCTTGCTGCGGCGCGATCCAAGCACATCAACATCGATGTCGTTCTGCGCTTCATGCGTCCGTCGTGGCGCATGCCCGTCCACGTCGTCGGAGCCGCGGCCACGGCTGCCGTGTGTTTCATCGCGGCCTACGGCTTTCTCGACTACACGTCGATCGAAGGCTTCGGCCAAAACAAGGACACCACGATGTCCGCGAAGATCGAGGGCATCCGTCGTTTGTCGGCGCAGCATCGGTTCGTCTTTTACAAACAAATCGGCCTCGATCTCCGCACGATGCCCGACGTCGTTTTCAGCGGCGTTCGTTGGGACGCACCAACGCGGATGAACGGCAAACAGTGGAACGCGTGGCTCGCCGAATCAGGTTATTCCGAACACTTCACGCCCGAAGAAATCGAAAGCATGAAAGCCCCGGCAGCGTTCGAAAACGAGCCGCGCGTGCCGATGGCCACGTTGCCGGGTGAGGGCGCAAAAAACGCGCTCGTGCATGACCTGAATCTCATCTGGCCACTCGGCCTCCTGTGGATCGGTCTGCGCGTGATTCTGCGCGCATTGCTCGTGATTTCCGGACACGCATCGGTCGAACCCGACGCCGACGAACCCGATGAAGACGAGCAGCCAACTGCCGACCGAGTCGCGGCGACGGAGGCGGCTCGATGA